A section of the Sporichthya brevicatena genome encodes:
- a CDS encoding molybdopterin cofactor-binding domain-containing protein: MTQTADAFGTTGPEETANGLSRRRFVGYVMAGTTLTVAGQYVVDSRPATAAGGATPILSNDLPSDHYDFMDLMRDQTRAVTPLLTLEVSEDGRVRFDMPRCEVGQGVETGIAQIIADQMEIPYEQVDITQSKARADLFAAQLTGGSSSLYSLWEPLRELSELARQRLVGAAAQKWGVSPKVLRTKDGFVFGPDGQRAPYGSLAIGSPQNEAIGALLDAAIGPPKGGVIGKSVPRKDIKAIVTGAKKFAMDLDIPNALPTMLARPPTFNGRVGKINNLEQIKGMPGVTDLAVIESTHRSSAVAIRAKTFGQCVDAIRALKVDWEVGDTGKVNSEGLMAEVQKVRLPMEPALPGSEVIEGEYTFQFRSNSPLETNSAVADVTDDKCEVWAASKIPGTPLGMLSEELGLPLDKVVINVVYAGGSFGRKLHGDHILEAARASKAFGKPVRLMWHRTDDIRHGRQHPGAISHVRATKVGNSVTSFTQWHASGACDFTHSLGDVISGRAVKKEPGRYAGNTGVTDYFYQVVTSVPYNFGPTKTALTEAFQYDYLPTSAVRNVYSPDVAVARELLVEDLAESFGMDGYEFRRAFAKSEHMKAALDAVAERGNWGRKMPAGMAQAIAIHSEYKCNLACLMEIDNRPETTRRRTRRGWPGPRITKAIFAGAMGVPVNPDQCKAQFMGGMIDGIAAAFTEALHWEEGLPIEGGWDDYMFTRQWMSPLEFEAIVIDDGSLVPSGTGETGNGAGYAAAAIALQKVLGRKITELPVYFRDTPSQFTHIPKSPSVPQSPTRVLPS, from the coding sequence ATGACGCAAACTGCAGACGCTTTCGGCACTACCGGGCCTGAGGAGACCGCGAACGGCCTGAGCCGTCGACGCTTCGTCGGCTATGTCATGGCCGGGACAACGCTGACCGTGGCTGGTCAGTACGTGGTCGACTCGCGCCCGGCCACCGCGGCCGGCGGGGCCACCCCCATCCTGAGCAACGACCTGCCGTCGGACCACTACGACTTCATGGACCTCATGCGCGACCAGACCCGCGCCGTGACGCCACTGCTCACGCTCGAGGTCTCTGAGGACGGCCGGGTCCGCTTCGACATGCCGCGCTGCGAGGTCGGACAGGGTGTCGAGACCGGTATCGCGCAGATCATCGCGGACCAGATGGAGATCCCGTACGAGCAGGTCGACATCACCCAGTCGAAGGCGCGGGCGGACCTCTTCGCCGCGCAGCTCACCGGTGGGTCCTCCTCGCTGTACTCGCTGTGGGAGCCCCTCCGTGAGCTGAGTGAGCTCGCGCGGCAGCGCCTCGTCGGCGCGGCCGCCCAGAAGTGGGGTGTCTCGCCGAAGGTGCTGCGCACCAAGGACGGGTTCGTCTTCGGCCCCGACGGCCAGCGCGCCCCGTACGGCTCTCTCGCCATCGGCTCGCCGCAGAACGAGGCCATCGGTGCGCTGCTCGACGCTGCGATCGGTCCGCCCAAGGGCGGCGTGATCGGCAAGTCGGTGCCGCGCAAGGACATCAAGGCCATCGTCACCGGCGCCAAGAAGTTCGCGATGGACCTGGACATCCCGAACGCGCTCCCGACGATGCTCGCCCGGCCCCCGACATTCAACGGCCGCGTCGGCAAGATCAACAACCTCGAGCAGATCAAGGGGATGCCGGGCGTCACCGACCTCGCGGTCATCGAGTCCACGCACCGTTCCTCGGCCGTGGCCATCCGCGCGAAGACCTTCGGTCAGTGCGTGGACGCGATCCGTGCGCTCAAGGTCGACTGGGAGGTCGGCGACACCGGCAAGGTGAACTCCGAGGGCCTGATGGCCGAGGTCCAGAAGGTGCGGCTCCCGATGGAGCCGGCACTGCCCGGGTCCGAGGTGATCGAGGGCGAGTACACCTTCCAGTTCCGCAGCAACTCTCCGCTCGAGACGAACAGCGCGGTCGCCGACGTGACCGACGACAAGTGCGAGGTGTGGGCGGCCTCGAAGATCCCCGGCACCCCGCTGGGCATGCTTTCCGAGGAGCTGGGCCTGCCCCTCGACAAGGTCGTCATCAACGTCGTGTACGCGGGCGGTTCGTTCGGCCGCAAGCTGCACGGCGACCACATCCTGGAAGCGGCGCGGGCGTCGAAGGCGTTCGGCAAGCCGGTCCGCCTGATGTGGCACCGCACCGATGACATCCGCCACGGTCGTCAGCACCCCGGAGCGATCTCGCACGTGCGGGCCACCAAGGTCGGCAACAGCGTCACCAGCTTCACCCAGTGGCACGCGTCGGGGGCCTGCGACTTCACCCACAGTCTCGGCGACGTCATCTCCGGGCGCGCGGTGAAGAAGGAGCCCGGTCGCTATGCGGGCAATACCGGCGTCACCGACTACTTCTACCAGGTCGTCACCTCGGTCCCGTACAACTTCGGGCCGACCAAGACCGCCCTCACCGAGGCGTTCCAGTACGACTACCTGCCCACATCCGCGGTGCGCAACGTGTACTCCCCGGACGTCGCGGTGGCCCGTGAGCTCCTCGTCGAGGACCTCGCCGAGTCGTTCGGCATGGACGGGTACGAGTTCCGCCGTGCGTTCGCGAAGAGCGAGCACATGAAGGCCGCGCTCGACGCGGTCGCCGAGCGCGGCAACTGGGGCCGGAAGATGCCGGCCGGCATGGCCCAGGCCATCGCCATCCACAGCGAGTACAAGTGCAACCTCGCGTGCCTGATGGAGATCGACAACCGGCCGGAGACGACACGTCGGCGGACCCGCCGCGGCTGGCCGGGCCCGCGCATCACCAAGGCGATCTTCGCCGGCGCGATGGGCGTCCCGGTCAACCCGGACCAGTGCAAGGCCCAGTTCATGGGCGGCATGATCGACGGCATCGCGGCCGCCTTCACCGAGGCCCTGCACTGGGAGGAAGGCCTCCCGATCGAGGGCGGCTGGGACGACTACATGTTCACCCGGCAGTGGATGTCGCCTCTCGAGTTCGAGGCCATCGTCATCGACGACGGCAGCCTGGTGCCCTCGGGCACCGGCGAGACCGGCAACGGCGCCGGCTACGCCGCTGCGGCCATCGCGCTGCAGAAGGTCCTCGGCCGCAAGATCACCGAGCTCCCGGTCTACTTCCGGGACACCCCGAGCCAGTTCACGCACATTCCCAAGTCACCGTCGGTGCCGCAGAGCCCGACGCGCGTCCTGCCCAGCTGA
- a CDS encoding sigma-70 family RNA polymerase sigma factor, with protein MDNSDAAPSDEKWIADLTADGPDGDAALRRLHELLLRASRHQVYRLRGMLPHAGTEELTDLAMQAADEATVSVLRRLDTFEGRSRFSTWAYKFAVYQAGVEVRKQAWRHKEISLSDSVDLVGMVDHSASPSELAEATELARAVENAIQTALTPHQRRIAIALVVEEVPIDVLADRLGTTRNALYKTLHDARRRLRAALADCGHLDAITDRSTA; from the coding sequence GTGGACAACTCCGACGCCGCCCCGTCGGACGAGAAGTGGATAGCCGACCTGACCGCGGACGGTCCGGACGGCGATGCTGCCCTGCGTCGACTCCACGAGCTTCTCCTGCGGGCGAGCCGGCATCAGGTGTACCGGCTCCGCGGCATGCTCCCGCACGCCGGTACCGAGGAGCTCACCGATCTGGCGATGCAGGCCGCGGACGAGGCCACAGTCTCCGTCCTGCGGCGGCTGGACACCTTCGAGGGCCGGAGCCGTTTCTCCACCTGGGCCTACAAGTTTGCGGTCTACCAGGCCGGGGTCGAGGTCCGGAAGCAGGCCTGGCGCCACAAGGAGATCTCGCTCTCCGACTCGGTCGACCTGGTGGGGATGGTCGACCACAGCGCTTCCCCGTCCGAGCTGGCCGAGGCGACGGAGCTGGCCCGGGCGGTGGAGAACGCGATCCAGACGGCGCTGACGCCACATCAGCGACGTATCGCGATCGCCCTCGTCGTCGAGGAGGTTCCGATCGACGTCCTGGCCGATCGGTTGGGCACCACCCGCAACGCGCTCTACAAGACACTGCACGACGCCCGTCGGCGGTTACGAGCCGCTCTTGCCGACTGCGGGCATCTGGATGCCATTACCGACCGGAGTACCGCATGA